The DNA segment TGGCTGAACCAGGAAAACTGGCGCATCTTGCGCCGACCCCAACACCAGAGACCAAACCGTTCTGGGAAGGTGCGAAACGACATGAGTTGATGCTGCCGCGCTGTAAGAGCTGTGGCAAGTGTCACTTCTATCCGCGCGGTGTTTGCCCGTATTGTTGGTCTAATGATCTTGAATGGATCAAGGCGAGTGGCAAAGGTAAATTGCATACCTTTGCGATTCCGCAACGCTCGATCATGGGCATTCCTGGTCCATTTGTGACGGCCATTGTCCAACTTGACGAAGGCCCACGTATCGCTACCAACCTCATCGGTATCGATCCCGATCCGAAAAAGATCCGCTGTGACATGGAAGTCGAAGTTGTGTTTGATGATCTGACAGACACAATAAGTTTGCCGAAGTTTAGGCCGACGAAGGCAGCGTAAAACGTCATACGTAAAACGTAACCACCCCTCCTCCTTTTACGGTTTACGCTTTACGTTTTACGTCTTTCAAAACGTTCATTGCATGAAGGAACAGTCTTATGAGTAACTACAAAGATCTCTCAGGCAAATTCGCTATCGTTGGCGTCGCGGAATCCGACGAGATGGGTACGGTCCCGAATAAATCGGCGTTGCAACTCCATGCCGAAGCTGCACGCAATGCCATTGCTGACGCTGGCCTCACTAAAAATGATGTCGATGCCGTGTTCAGCGCTGGACGCATATTTTCTACCGAAACGGCTGAGTACCTTGGCATCCGTCCGCGCTATATCGACGGCACCTCCGTTGGTGGCTGTTCGTTTATTCAGCATTGTCAGCACGCCATAGCGGCGATCAACGCAGGATTGTGCGAAATCGTGTTAATCACTCACGGTGAATCTGGCCGTTCTCGGTTAGGGATGCCGGCGATGAAGTCGGAAAAAGACTCGCTGATGTGGCAGTTTGAAGTGCCCTACGGCATCGTCTTTCCGTTTACCAGCTACGGGTTTATCGCTACGCGCCATATGCATGAATACGGTACTACGCAAGAGCAACTGGCGGAGGTCGCGGTTGCCACGCGTGCCTGGGCACGGCTGAACCCGAAAGCGGCGCAGCGTGGAGAACTCTCAGTTGCTGATGTGATGAAGTCTCCAATTATCGCTTGGCCGTTTCATGTGCTCGACTGCTGCTTAGTCACTGATGCGGGGGGTGCCGCAGTGATCACGTCAGCCGAGCGCGCCAAGAATCTCAAGAAGAAGCCTGCGTATATTCTTGGCACTGGCGAAGGTACAGGGCATTGTTGGGTCAATCAAATGCCTGATTTTACCGCCGCGACTGGCGCACAGATTTCCGGACCACAAGCATTTGCCATGGCAGGCGTGACGCCTAAAGATATCGATGTGGCGATGCTGTATGACGCATTCACCATTGTGCCGATTCTTGCACTCGAAGACCTCGGCTTCTGTAAGAAAGGTGAAGGTGGAGCGTTCGTGTCAGGGCAACGCACGGCGCCTGGTGGTGACTTCCCCATGAACACCAATGGTGGCGGACTCTCATACACGCATACCGGCATGTACGGCATGTTCACGATTATCGAAGCCGTGCGGCAAGTACGCGGTGAATGTGGCGAACGGCAAGTGAAGGATGCCGAAGTCGCACTGTGTCACGGTCCAGGTGGCATTTTCAGTGGTGCAGCAACGATGATTCTCGCTAATGCGCCGAAGGCGTAACTTCTGTCAAAATCTTGCTCAGAGGCAAACCACAGGTGCAAAAGAATCGTAGAAGAAAATAGCAATGGCAGACCAGGTTCAACGCAAGGTCGTCAATGGCAAGTATCGCCTCCTGGCCAAACTTGGTGAGGGGGCGATGGGGACAGTTTCCCTCGCCGAGCAACTCGATGTTGAAGGGCGGGTCCTGCGACAGGTTGCCCTCAAAACTATGCGGCGGGAATTGTCTGCCGATCCAGCGTTCGCCAAACGCTTTTTGCGTGAG comes from the Deltaproteobacteria bacterium genome and includes:
- a CDS encoding Zn-ribbon domain-containing OB-fold protein, with product MAEPGKLAHLAPTPTPETKPFWEGAKRHELMLPRCKSCGKCHFYPRGVCPYCWSNDLEWIKASGKGKLHTFAIPQRSIMGIPGPFVTAIVQLDEGPRIATNLIGIDPDPKKIRCDMEVEVVFDDLTDTISLPKFRPTKAA
- a CDS encoding thiolase — its product is MSNYKDLSGKFAIVGVAESDEMGTVPNKSALQLHAEAARNAIADAGLTKNDVDAVFSAGRIFSTETAEYLGIRPRYIDGTSVGGCSFIQHCQHAIAAINAGLCEIVLITHGESGRSRLGMPAMKSEKDSLMWQFEVPYGIVFPFTSYGFIATRHMHEYGTTQEQLAEVAVATRAWARLNPKAAQRGELSVADVMKSPIIAWPFHVLDCCLVTDAGGAAVITSAERAKNLKKKPAYILGTGEGTGHCWVNQMPDFTAATGAQISGPQAFAMAGVTPKDIDVAMLYDAFTIVPILALEDLGFCKKGEGGAFVSGQRTAPGGDFPMNTNGGGLSYTHTGMYGMFTIIEAVRQVRGECGERQVKDAEVALCHGPGGIFSGAATMILANAPKA